Part of the Usitatibacter palustris genome, TTTGCGCGGCGACAGGTACGGCCAGAGCGATGAGGAGTGCAACGAGGAGGGAGCGCATCCCTCCATTGTCGCCTACATCGTTTCCTTCGGCGGGCGCAGCGGATCGAAGTCCGACCAGTTGCCGCCATCCCAATTGCCGTTCGCACGCTCGACGGGATCCGCGCCGGTCTCGTGCAGGATGCGCGCGATCGCGTCTTCCTCGACGTCGGTCACCGAAGCGTTCACGGCGACGAGCGTTCCGGCTTGTCGCGTCTGCGGGGCTTTCGGATTCGAGTCCATCCCGTTCAGCGCGCCGACGAGCGAGCCCGTATACGCACCGACACCGGCACCGGCAATGGGACCCAGCGGCCCGAGTACGGGAATCGTTGCAGCACCGACCGCGAGGCCGACCGCGCCACCGACGGCAGCACCCTTGGCCGCGCCCGAATCGGCCGTCTTCGCGCCCGGCGATTCATCGCGGTCGCCGCCGATGGGGTACTGGTCATGTTGTCCCGGAGGATTCACGGCGAGGACGGACAACTCCTGCTCGTCCACGCCCGCGTCGCGCAGCCGCATGACCGCCGCGTCCGCCTGGTCCCGGTTCTCGAAACGTCCTGCGATGATCGTGCTCATGGCATCTCTCCGTGTGGGGTTCATTCGAATAAACCACCGCAAGAGGTATGCCACTCACCAATGGGGACAGACCCCATTGGTCGCGTGTAACAGTTGCCGGAATTCGTTTCCTTATTACCGACCCATGCGGCGCTCGTAGGCAGCGTTCACCACGTTGGCCACGCCCTGGTCGTTGCCGCCGCCCTTCGCGTTGATCTCCACGCGCACGCTGCCATCGGCTTGCCGATTCAGGCGCAGCGTGACGTCCGAGCCGTCCTTGCGGCCCTGGATCATGCCGGCACCGCGATCGGCGTTGCCGACGTTCACGCCCGCGTCCTGCATCGCGCCCATCGCGGCATCCCACGAACGATCGAACGATGCGGGCTGCTGCTGCACCTGGTACGCGTAAGGGTCATAGACAACGCAGCCGGTGAGCGAAACCAGCGAGAACAGGGCGACTGCAGCGAGGCGGCGGGGGGCGAACATGGGGGTTTTTCCTCTTCAGAGTAGAATCTTCATCCCATTCTCACCCCACGCATGAAGAGGACGCAAATGAAGCGAATCGCAATCCTTGCCGCCGCGGCACTGGCCGTCACGGCTTTCGCGCAGGACAAGAAGCCCGCCCCGCCTGCTCCCCAGGACAAAGGCGTGATGGTTGGCGAGGCCGAAAAGGTCACCGCCACCGTCGAAGCCGTCGACCAGACGACGCGCCAGGTCACCCTCAAGGGCCCGAGCGGCAACGTGGTCAGCTTCGTCGCCGGCCCGGAAGTGAAGAACCTCGCGCAAGTGCAGAAGGGTGACATCGTCACCATCGCGTTCGTGCAGGCCCTGGCCCTCGAGCTGAAGAAGACCGGCGCCAAGGTTCGCGAGCGCGTCGAGACCGAAACGAAGAAGGGTGCGCCGCTGGGCTCGAAGCCCGCCGGCATCGTCGCCCGCGAAGTGAAGGTCGTCGCCTCCGTCGAAGCCGTGGATGCGAAGTCGCAGAAGGTTGTCCTGCGCGGACCCGAGCACACGGTGATGCTCAAGGTGAAGAACCCGGAAGTCCTGAAGGACATCAAGGCCGGTGACTTCGTCGAAGCGCGCTACGTGGAAGCCGTCGCGATCAAGGTGGAGAAGGCCCCGGCCGCTCCCGCCGCTTCGCCGCCTCCCGCGCCTGCCGCGCCGGAGAAGCCGAAGAAGTAAAGCTGTGCCCGGGCTCCTCGAGGGCGTTCGCGTCCTCGACCTGACCAACGTCCTCGCGGGGCCCTTCGCGACTTACCAGCTGGCAATGCTCGGCGCGGAGGTCGTGAAGATCGAGGCCCCCGGCGACGGGGACCTTGCCCGCAGCCTCGGCGCCGATCCGGGGCTCACCGCCAAGCGCATGGGCATTTCCTTTCTCGCAGTGAACGCGGGCAAGAAATCGGTCGTGCTCGATTTGAAGAACCCGCGCGGCCGCGACGCCTTCCTGCGATTGGCGAAAGACGCGAACGTCGTCGTCGAAGCGTTTCGTCCCGGCGTGATGCAACGCCTGGGACTCGATCACGAAGCGTTGAAGCGCGTGAACCCGAAGATCGTCTACTGCGCGATCTCCGGCTTCGGGCAGACCGGCCCCCTCGCCAAGCGCGCCGCATACGACCAGATCATCCAGGGCTATTCGGGCGTGATGAGCGTGACAGGGGATGCGAAGAGCGCGCCGCTGCGCACGGGCCATCCCGTTGCCGACACCACCGGTGGGCTCACCGCGGCGATGGCGATCTGCGCGGCCGTCGTGCGCCAGCAAGGCAAAGGCGAGGGCGCGTTCATCGATGTCTCGATGCTCGATTCCACCGTCGCAACGCTCGGCTGGCTCGTGTCGAATTACCTGAATGCCGATGTCGAGCCCGCGCCGATGGGCAATGAGAATTTCACCGCGAGTCCTTCGGGCACTTTTCGCACGAAGGCGGGGCTGCTCAACATCGCGGCCAACGAGCAGAAGCAATTCGAAGCGCTGTGCGATGCGTTGGGCCGGCCGCACCTCAAGACCGACGGCCGCTTCGTGGGCCGCAATGAGCGCAAGAAGAATCGCGCGGAGTTGAAGCGCGTGCTCGAGGAAGCCCTCGCTACGGAAACCGCCGAGCACTGGGAGCTCATGCTGAACGAGGAAGGCGTGCCCTCGGGCCGCGTGTTCTCGATCCCGCAGATCCTCGCGCACGAGCATGCGGTCGCTCGCTCGCTCGTGAAGACCTTCAAGCGCGTGCCCGGCGCGGAGTGCGATTCGAGCGCAACGCGCCCCGGATTCCACGTCGATGGAGCACCTCTCGATGTCGCTACGCCGCCGCCCCGATTGGGTGAGCACACGGAAGAGGTCCTTCGGAGTGCGGGACTCGGCGAGGAGGAAGTTCGCGCGCTACTGTCATCCTGAGGAGCGAAGCGACGAAGGACCTGCTTGATTCAGTTAACCGCCTAAAGCAGGTCCTTCGTCGCTTCGCTCCTCAGGATGACAGTGGGAGTCAGGACGACAGTGCTTAAGGTATAATTTCGCGCTTCACTTGGGGTGGTAGCTCAGCTGGGAGAGCGCCGCGTTCGCAATGCGGAGGTCGAGGGTTCGATCCCCTTCCACTCCACCAAATGAAAGGCAACGGCGTCCACTTGGACGCCGTTTGTCTTTTATGCCGCGCCTATCCGTCGCCTTTTTCCGGGGCCCAGGTCGTGCCGAGCCCCTAGGATCGATCCGCGGTCTACTCCACGGGCCGGGGATGGAACGTCGATGAGGGTCTTCGGGAACACTGCGGGTGCGCTTGCAATGCTCGCCGCCGCGCTGGCGACATCCGGCTGCGTGGGCCTCGCGACCGGAACCATCGCGGGACGCAACGATGCCGGTGCGAACATCGACATGGAAGGGCGCCTCGTCGCCAATCCCGATGGCAGCGCCCGCGCGCGCCTGGTGACGCTCACGCGGCCGCATACCACGCTCACGGAGGCCGACTACACGCTGGAGATCCTTCCGGGCAACGGCCGCGTGTCGCCACCGCAGTCGTATCGAATGATCGCGATCTTCTCGCAGACGGATGACTTCAGCGGGGGCACGGATACGGGACGGGCTTTCATGCGCGATCACCTGGGTGCGGTCGCGACGATCTTCCACAATCCTTCGGACACGTCGACCCGCATCCGCACCTCGCGCGATGGCCGCCGCCACATCGGGGCGGCATGGCTCGCGGCTGTGCAGGCCGACGACCGGCGCGTGCCCTGGCGCATCGAGCCGGGCACGAACGATTGCAAGGCCATGCCGGACGGGAACGATTGCTTCGACATGGAGACCCTCACGCGGCTCGTGTTCGACCGCGTCTCGGATGTCGTCACGACACGCGTGCGCGATCTCGGCCTGGGCCGCATCGCCGAGCAGGAACTGCACTACATCCCCAACATCGTGCATGCCGGCCTTGAAGCCGGGGGCCGGCGCGCGCGGGGCTTTGGGCTCGTCTTCAGGGTTCGCGTCGGCCTCGTTTTCCAGGACGCCGAGATCCTCATCCCGATGAGCGTCCTCTTCCTCGACGATGTGCGCGGCTACACGATCGTGATCGATCCCCTGGGCTTCGACCTGCGTGACTTCGATCCCGAGAATCTCGATCGCATCCACGCGCACGGGCCACTTTTCCAGGAGGGCTCAGTGCGCGACGCGGTGCGCGATGGAATTGCCGCCGCGGCCATGCCCACCCTCAACGGTGCGCGCTTCGAGGACTTCCTGGTGTCGATGCTCGAAGCGGTGGCCGGACGGCCGCGCATCACGAACGGCCGCATCAATCCCGGCTACGACGTCCTTCTCACGTCCGACCGCAACACGGGCGGCAGCGATGGCGACGGCGTGCGACGCCACGCCGATGGGCGCATCTGGCGGCAGGTCGGCACGCAGCCCGTCGAGAACCCGCAAGGCGTGCAACTCATCTTCCTCGAATAGCTGACTGTAAATTCCAAGAGGAGTTTCCGTGAACGACCTTGCCAACTGCGTCCTTCGAAGGGTGCTGCTGTACCTGCTGCCAGGCCGTTGTCATTTTCCGCGGCTGCGCTGCGCTTCCGCCTGCTTCCTCGCATTCTCGAGGGCGGCCGCACGCTGCTTTCGCAATTCCTCCAGGGCCTTCGCCTTGTCCGCATCGAGCTTCTTGAGCTGCGCAACGAGGGCGTCCTTCTGCTTTTGCCCCGTCGTGTTCGCCAGGTCCTCCTTCAGCTGCTGCGTGAGCCGTGCGTACTGGACCTCGACATTCGCCTGCAGCTTGTTGTACTGGGCGTCGATGTCGGAGAGCGCCGCAGCCAGCGCATTGGGATCGGGGCTTGGGCTGGCGCCAGGT contains:
- a CDS encoding CaiB/BaiF CoA transferase family protein, with the protein product MPGLLEGVRVLDLTNVLAGPFATYQLAMLGAEVVKIEAPGDGDLARSLGADPGLTAKRMGISFLAVNAGKKSVVLDLKNPRGRDAFLRLAKDANVVVEAFRPGVMQRLGLDHEALKRVNPKIVYCAISGFGQTGPLAKRAAYDQIIQGYSGVMSVTGDAKSAPLRTGHPVADTTGGLTAAMAICAAVVRQQGKGEGAFIDVSMLDSTVATLGWLVSNYLNADVEPAPMGNENFTASPSGTFRTKAGLLNIAANEQKQFEALCDALGRPHLKTDGRFVGRNERKKNRAELKRVLEEALATETAEHWELMLNEEGVPSGRVFSIPQILAHEHAVARSLVKTFKRVPGAECDSSATRPGFHVDGAPLDVATPPPRLGEHTEEVLRSAGLGEEEVRALLSS